One segment of Dyella jiangningensis DNA contains the following:
- the fdhE gene encoding formate dehydrogenase accessory protein FdhE, producing the protein MRQAEAPPTGKWTGPNHAGVKAVEPIQLPDPARRFAATAQRLEQLAEGHPMEAWLRFMAMLSRAQHDVATTLAPAASLGDASVSQAVEGRLPPLAADGHERDASWRDGLAMLLDQIGRHELPPEAHDAIEQLRRSDAAAREKLADQFLRGGLSAGDAAAAVYVAAALQVYFTGSAARLKAADLRLLEERGLCPCCGSPSVDGLITATGTTPGTRFLYCSLCSTAWNHVRAVCITCGGSRRLSLQGIEGDAGVVKAETCGECHTYAKLLYQVKDTKVDPYADDLASLGLDILVAEAGYARHAPNPLLLVGDGEAVEE; encoded by the coding sequence GTGAGGCAAGCGGAAGCACCACCCACCGGCAAGTGGACCGGACCCAACCATGCGGGCGTCAAGGCCGTCGAGCCGATCCAGCTGCCCGATCCCGCCCGACGTTTTGCCGCCACGGCGCAGCGTTTGGAGCAGCTCGCCGAGGGGCATCCGATGGAGGCCTGGCTGCGCTTCATGGCGATGCTCTCGCGGGCGCAGCATGACGTGGCGACGACGCTCGCGCCGGCAGCGTCGCTCGGCGATGCCAGCGTGAGCCAGGCGGTCGAAGGTCGTCTGCCGCCACTGGCGGCGGATGGCCATGAACGGGATGCCTCATGGCGCGACGGGCTGGCCATGCTGCTCGATCAGATCGGGCGCCATGAGCTGCCGCCGGAAGCGCACGACGCCATCGAACAGCTGCGCCGCAGCGATGCGGCGGCGAGGGAGAAGCTCGCCGACCAGTTCCTTCGCGGCGGCCTCTCGGCAGGCGATGCTGCCGCAGCCGTCTATGTGGCTGCCGCGCTGCAGGTGTACTTCACCGGTTCCGCGGCGCGGCTGAAGGCCGCGGATCTTCGCCTGCTCGAGGAACGCGGCCTGTGTCCCTGCTGCGGTTCGCCCTCGGTCGATGGATTGATCACGGCCACCGGCACCACGCCGGGCACGCGTTTTCTCTACTGCTCGCTGTGCTCCACCGCGTGGAACCACGTGCGCGCGGTATGCATCACCTGTGGCGGCTCGCGACGTTTGTCATTGCAGGGCATCGAGGGCGACGCCGGCGTGGTGAAAGCCGAGACCTGCGGCGAATGCCACACCTACGCCAAGCTGCTCTACCAGGTGAAGGACACCAAGGTCGATCCGTATGCGGACGATCTCGCCTCGCTTGGCCTGGACATCCTGGTGGCCGAGGCGGGTTACGCAAGGCACGCACCCAATCCGCTGTTGCTGGTGGGCGATGGCGAGGCGGTGGAGGAGTGA
- the selB gene encoding selenocysteine-specific translation elongation factor: protein MIVGTAGHIDHGKTSLVKALTGVDTDRLKEEKARGITIDLGFAYLPMDNGSVVGFVDVPGHERFVHTMVAGASGIDVALLVVAADDGVMPQTREHLAILDLLHVRRGIVALTKADLATPERLADVAAQIRGAIAGTVLENADILPVSTLTGAGIEALRDRLAVEAHTLGERAAEGRFRLAIDRVFILTGIGVVVTGTVLSGIVRMKDPVMLSPSGLSARVRSLHAQNQPMEIGRAGDRCALNLVGEDISKEAIHRGDMVVDPSLHAPTDRIDARLHLLAGEPRPIGQWFPARLHHAAAEVGVRIVLLEEGTLQPGDMADVQLVLERPIAAAVLDRFVLRDVSAQRTMGGGHFIDLRAPSRQRRTDARVAQRAALAIDDPQRAFAALLDTPPHAWDLRAFARDRALSEAWIEDTLAALSPMLFDADDQRIAMARPHWERLVAHLVEYLEAFHASHPDVQGVVREKLRLALQPRLPAAAFALALQHPDLAGHVVRDGGFVRLASHAVQLGPERELQWRLMSPLIGGDVRFRPPRVRDIAGVLKRPEQDVRQLLKFAARLGLVDEVAHDHFFLRTTTHEMVLIATDIAARATDGRFTAAQFRDRLDNGRKVAIQILEFFDRQGVTLNRGTLRRVQARYLDVFGPVPAPVLPQGRESSPVGRPDFKSG from the coding sequence ATGATCGTCGGCACCGCAGGGCATATCGACCACGGCAAGACCTCGCTGGTCAAAGCCCTGACCGGTGTCGACACCGATAGGCTGAAGGAAGAAAAGGCCCGCGGCATCACCATCGACCTCGGCTTTGCCTATCTGCCGATGGACAACGGTTCCGTGGTCGGTTTTGTGGATGTGCCCGGCCATGAGCGCTTCGTGCACACCATGGTGGCTGGCGCCAGCGGCATCGATGTCGCGCTGCTGGTGGTGGCTGCCGATGACGGCGTGATGCCGCAGACGCGGGAGCACCTGGCGATCCTCGACCTGCTGCATGTCCGCCGCGGGATCGTCGCGCTGACCAAGGCCGACCTCGCCACGCCGGAGCGCCTCGCCGACGTGGCCGCGCAGATCCGCGGAGCCATCGCGGGAACGGTGCTGGAAAACGCGGACATCCTGCCGGTATCCACGCTCACGGGCGCGGGCATCGAGGCGTTGCGCGACCGGCTGGCCGTCGAGGCGCACACGCTGGGCGAGCGCGCGGCGGAAGGCCGCTTTCGCCTTGCCATCGACCGCGTGTTCATCCTGACCGGCATCGGCGTGGTGGTGACCGGCACCGTGCTGTCGGGCATCGTGCGCATGAAGGACCCGGTGATGCTCAGCCCCTCGGGCCTCAGCGCACGCGTGCGTTCGCTGCATGCGCAGAACCAGCCGATGGAGATCGGTCGCGCCGGCGATCGCTGCGCACTCAACCTGGTGGGCGAGGACATCAGCAAGGAGGCGATCCATCGCGGCGACATGGTGGTCGATCCATCGTTGCATGCGCCCACCGATCGCATCGACGCGCGGCTGCATCTCCTGGCCGGCGAACCCCGGCCGATCGGCCAGTGGTTTCCCGCGCGACTGCATCACGCGGCGGCGGAGGTCGGCGTCCGCATCGTGTTGCTCGAAGAAGGCACGCTGCAACCGGGCGACATGGCGGACGTCCAGCTCGTGCTCGAGCGGCCAATCGCCGCCGCGGTGCTCGACCGCTTCGTGCTGCGCGACGTGTCGGCCCAGCGCACGATGGGCGGCGGCCACTTCATCGACCTGCGCGCGCCATCGCGGCAACGCCGTACCGATGCGCGCGTCGCCCAGCGTGCGGCGCTGGCGATCGATGACCCGCAGCGCGCCTTCGCCGCCCTGCTCGACACGCCGCCGCATGCGTGGGACCTGCGGGCCTTTGCGCGCGACCGCGCACTGTCCGAGGCATGGATCGAGGACACGCTGGCCGCACTTTCACCGATGTTGTTCGATGCCGATGATCAACGCATCGCCATGGCGCGACCGCATTGGGAGCGGCTGGTGGCGCACCTGGTCGAGTACCTGGAAGCGTTCCATGCTTCCCACCCGGACGTGCAGGGCGTGGTGCGCGAGAAACTGCGGCTGGCGCTGCAGCCTCGACTGCCTGCGGCTGCGTTCGCGCTGGCGCTGCAGCACCCTGACCTTGCCGGGCATGTCGTGCGCGATGGCGGCTTCGTAAGGCTCGCCAGCCATGCCGTGCAACTGGGCCCGGAGCGCGAACTGCAGTGGCGCCTGATGTCGCCGCTGATCGGCGGCGATGTCCGCTTTCGCCCGCCGCGCGTGCGCGACATCGCCGGCGTGCTCAAGCGGCCGGAGCAGGATGTCCGGCAGCTGCTGAAGTTCGCCGCGCGACTGGGGCTGGTCGACGAGGTGGCGCACGATCATTTTTTCCTGCGCACGACCACGCACGAGATGGTGCTGATCGCCACCGACATCGCGGCGCGGGCAACGGATGGACGATTCACCGCCGCGCAGTTCCGCGACCGCCTCGACAATGGTCGAAAGGTCGCCATCCAGATACTAGAATTCTTCGACCGCCAGGGTGTCACGCTCAACCGGGGCACCTTGCGCAGGGTCCAGGCACGGTACCTCGACGTGTTCGGACCCGTTCCCGCACCCGTTTTGCCGCAAGGAAGAGAATCGTCTCCGGTGGGGCGTCCGGACTTCAAATCCGGGTGA
- a CDS encoding EamA family transporter, translated as MSSRSNVAQMALAIGTLLIAMVSYQCGASLAKHLFPQVGAQGATAYRLGLSALILLLWRRPWRRWGSRRDRWALWGYGLSMGVMNLVFYLSLRTIPLGIAVALEFTGPLALAMATSRRWVDFVWIALVVAGLLLLLPLRGEAHALDPMGVAYALAAGVGWALYIVFGKKAGATYGADAVTLGTSIGALVAIPFGVAHAGATLLSPALLPYALGVALLSSALPYSLEMVSMTRLPARTFSTLLSLEPAVAALAGVTLLGERLSPLQWLAILAIIVAAAGTALSVTRPASPAN; from the coding sequence ATGTCGTCACGTTCCAACGTTGCCCAGATGGCGCTTGCGATTGGCACGCTGCTGATCGCCATGGTGTCGTACCAGTGCGGCGCCTCGCTGGCCAAGCATCTGTTTCCGCAGGTGGGCGCACAGGGCGCGACGGCGTATCGACTGGGGCTCAGCGCATTGATCCTCCTGCTGTGGCGGCGGCCATGGCGACGTTGGGGCAGTCGCCGCGACCGATGGGCGTTGTGGGGCTACGGCCTCTCGATGGGCGTGATGAACCTCGTGTTCTACCTGTCGTTGCGCACGATTCCGCTCGGCATCGCAGTGGCGCTGGAATTCACCGGCCCGCTGGCGCTGGCGATGGCCACCTCGCGCCGCTGGGTCGATTTCGTGTGGATCGCCCTGGTGGTCGCCGGCCTGCTGTTGCTGCTGCCGTTGCGCGGGGAGGCGCATGCGCTCGATCCGATGGGCGTGGCCTATGCGCTGGCGGCCGGCGTGGGCTGGGCGCTGTATATCGTGTTCGGCAAGAAGGCCGGTGCGACCTACGGCGCCGACGCGGTGACGCTGGGTACCTCGATCGGCGCGCTGGTGGCGATTCCCTTCGGTGTCGCGCACGCCGGCGCCACGCTGCTGTCGCCGGCGTTGTTGCCCTACGCGCTCGGCGTGGCGCTGCTGAGTTCAGCGCTGCCGTATTCGTTGGAGATGGTGTCGATGACCCGCCTGCCGGCCCGCACCTTCAGTACCTTGCTGAGCCTGGAACCCGCGGTCGCGGCGCTGGCGGGTGTCACCTTGCTGGGCGAGCGACTCAGCCCGCTTCAATGGCTGGCCATCCTCGCCATCATCGTGGCGGCGGCCGGCACCGCCCTGAGCGTAACCAGACCCGCCTCGCCAGCGAACTGA
- a CDS encoding permease: MPVATVSSARTVRWSVFVLLAIAGLFYVKWYPYYGRAFIAASEHSIGRSILMGDAASAPAPSWNAALGYALAYGKAIWQAMVLGLLLGSGIQALLPADWVRRALGGRGFGSVLAGGLLAIPGMMCTCCAAPVVVGLRKHQAAPGAAVAFWLGNTTLNPATLVFTGFVLGWHWTLLRTALGVPMVFGLGYLVNRMAHAHAPAVELPSLPAEPRSLAEVARRWLRLFVQMAARLIPEYVVIVLLLGAARAWMFPHVGPDIGNEWLWIAALALAGTLFVIPTAGEVPIVQAMLALGLGGGPAAALLLTLPPVSLPSLAMLGRSFRVRTLLAIATAVCGFGMLGGALAVWLGMH; encoded by the coding sequence ATGCCCGTCGCTACCGTGTCGTCCGCGCGCACCGTCCGCTGGTCCGTCTTCGTGCTGCTGGCCATCGCCGGCCTGTTCTACGTGAAGTGGTATCCGTACTACGGGCGCGCCTTCATCGCCGCGAGCGAACACTCCATCGGCCGATCCATCCTGATGGGTGATGCGGCCAGCGCACCGGCGCCCTCATGGAACGCGGCGCTCGGCTATGCCCTCGCGTACGGCAAGGCCATCTGGCAGGCGATGGTGCTGGGCTTGCTGCTGGGCTCGGGCATCCAGGCCTTGCTGCCGGCGGACTGGGTGCGGCGCGCGCTGGGTGGCCGCGGCTTCGGCAGCGTGCTGGCCGGCGGCCTGCTGGCGATCCCCGGCATGATGTGCACCTGTTGCGCGGCGCCCGTGGTCGTCGGCTTGCGCAAACACCAGGCGGCGCCCGGCGCGGCGGTGGCGTTCTGGCTGGGCAACACCACGCTCAATCCCGCGACACTGGTGTTCACCGGCTTCGTGCTCGGCTGGCACTGGACCCTGCTGCGCACAGCGCTCGGCGTGCCGATGGTGTTCGGGCTGGGCTACCTGGTGAACCGCATGGCACATGCCCATGCACCCGCCGTGGAGCTGCCGTCGCTGCCTGCCGAGCCCCGTTCGCTGGCCGAGGTGGCGCGGCGCTGGCTGCGCCTCTTCGTGCAGATGGCAGCGCGACTGATTCCCGAGTACGTGGTGATCGTGCTGCTGCTCGGCGCGGCGCGCGCATGGATGTTTCCCCACGTCGGCCCGGACATCGGCAACGAGTGGCTGTGGATCGCCGCGCTGGCGCTGGCAGGCACGCTGTTCGTCATTCCGACCGCCGGCGAAGTGCCGATCGTGCAGGCGATGCTGGCCCTTGGGCTGGGAGGCGGGCCGGCGGCGGCGCTGCTGCTGACCTTGCCGCCGGTCAGCCTGCCATCGCTGGCGATGCTGGGACGCTCGTTCCGCGTGCGCACCCTGCTGGCGATCGCCACGGCGGTCTGCGGGTTCGGCATGCTGGGCGGCGCGCTTGCGGTGTGGCTGGGCATGCACTGA
- a CDS encoding formate dehydrogenase subunit gamma, protein MKTVIVRYTTANRVNHWLTAICFVLMVLSGLAMFHPMLYWLSGLFGGGQWTRAVHPWIGCVLLLSYLGMIVQFWRENLWHREDTQWVKSIREVVDNEEENAPPVGRNNAGQKLVFWSMAFLIPVLFLTGLVIWEVYFGEATPMPVQRAAALIHSLAAVAAIIVWIVHVYAGIWVRDSVRAMTQGYVTPGWAWRHHRKWLKELASDRHDKDLIRKRP, encoded by the coding sequence ATGAAGACCGTCATCGTCCGCTACACCACCGCCAACCGGGTGAACCATTGGCTCACCGCCATCTGCTTCGTGCTGATGGTGTTGTCGGGCCTGGCGATGTTCCATCCGATGCTGTACTGGCTGTCCGGCCTGTTCGGTGGAGGACAGTGGACGCGCGCGGTGCACCCGTGGATCGGCTGTGTGCTGCTATTGAGCTATCTCGGGATGATCGTGCAGTTCTGGCGCGAGAACCTGTGGCATCGCGAGGATACCCAGTGGGTGAAGTCGATCCGCGAGGTGGTCGACAACGAAGAAGAGAACGCACCGCCGGTTGGCCGCAACAACGCCGGCCAGAAGCTGGTGTTCTGGTCGATGGCGTTCCTGATCCCCGTGCTGTTCCTCACCGGGCTGGTGATCTGGGAAGTCTATTTCGGCGAGGCAACGCCCATGCCGGTACAGCGCGCGGCCGCATTGATCCACAGCCTCGCGGCGGTGGCGGCGATCATCGTGTGGATCGTGCACGTGTATGCCGGCATCTGGGTGCGCGATTCCGTGCGCGCCATGACCCAGGGCTACGTGACGCCGGGTTGGGCATGGCGGCACCATCGCAAATGGCTCAAGGAGCTGGCCTCCGACCGGCATGACAAGGACCTGATCAGGAAGCGCCCGTGA
- a CDS encoding peroxiredoxin, translating into MNKRLVVSLATGALVAGALVASPAFAALSQGTAAPAFTAQASKDGKASDISLADALKNGPVVVYFFPSAYTGGCDVEAHAFATEAAKFQAAGATIIGVSADSIQRLNKFSADPNFCAGKFPIASDPAGKIAASYDLKMSAAVPGAKDVQGAVIDHGFISRTTFVIGRDGKIAAVFDSEADHLHPQEHVAKSLAIVEQLNGSKAP; encoded by the coding sequence ATGAACAAGCGTCTTGTAGTGTCGCTGGCAACGGGAGCCCTGGTAGCTGGCGCGCTGGTGGCGTCGCCCGCATTCGCCGCATTGAGCCAGGGCACGGCCGCGCCCGCGTTCACCGCCCAGGCCAGCAAGGACGGCAAGGCCTCCGATATCTCGCTCGCGGACGCCCTCAAGAACGGACCGGTCGTCGTGTACTTCTTCCCGTCCGCCTATACCGGCGGCTGCGATGTCGAGGCGCATGCCTTCGCCACCGAGGCGGCGAAGTTCCAGGCGGCGGGCGCGACGATCATCGGCGTGTCGGCCGACAGCATCCAGCGGCTCAACAAGTTCTCGGCCGATCCGAACTTCTGCGCGGGCAAGTTCCCGATCGCGTCCGATCCCGCGGGCAAGATCGCCGCGTCGTACGACCTGAAGATGTCTGCTGCCGTGCCGGGCGCGAAGGACGTGCAGGGTGCCGTGATCGATCACGGCTTCATCTCGCGCACCACGTTCGTGATCGGTCGCGACGGCAAGATCGCCGCGGTGTTCGACTCGGAAGCCGATCACCTGCATCCGCAGGAACACGTGGCGAAGTCGCTCGCCATCGTGGAGCAGTTGAACGGCAGCAAGGCGCCGTAA
- the fdxH gene encoding formate dehydrogenase subunit beta, whose product MSDLQSQDYIRRSASTMTPPSARSHEDEVAKLIDVSRCIGCKACQSACMEWNDLRQEVGHFEGSYQNPNDLSPSVWTLMKFAEYENEQGNLEWLIRKDGCMHCEDPGCLKACPAPGAIVQYANGIVDFISDNCIGCGYCVKGCPFDIPRISKTDHKSYKCTLCSDRVTVGLEPACVKACPTGAILFGTKTDMKHQAAERIVDLKSRGFDKAGLYDPAEVGGTHVMYVLHHADKPSLYSGLPDKPGISPMVEAWKGVMKPLALAGIALATVVGFFHYMIKGPNEVTEADEAEGARALDETEKTP is encoded by the coding sequence ATGTCAGACCTGCAATCGCAAGACTACATCCGCCGTTCCGCCTCGACGATGACGCCGCCGTCGGCGCGCAGTCACGAGGACGAGGTGGCCAAGCTCATCGACGTCAGTCGATGCATCGGCTGCAAGGCCTGCCAGTCGGCGTGCATGGAGTGGAACGATCTTCGCCAGGAAGTCGGCCACTTCGAAGGCTCGTACCAGAACCCCAACGACTTGAGCCCCAGCGTGTGGACGCTGATGAAGTTCGCCGAGTACGAGAACGAACAAGGCAACCTGGAATGGCTGATCCGCAAGGACGGCTGCATGCATTGCGAGGATCCGGGCTGCCTCAAGGCCTGCCCCGCGCCCGGTGCGATCGTGCAGTACGCCAATGGCATCGTCGACTTCATCAGCGACAACTGCATCGGCTGCGGCTACTGCGTGAAGGGCTGCCCGTTCGACATCCCGCGCATCAGCAAGACCGACCACAAGTCGTACAAGTGCACGCTGTGCTCCGACCGCGTCACCGTCGGGCTGGAGCCGGCCTGCGTGAAGGCCTGCCCGACCGGTGCGATCCTGTTCGGCACCAAGACCGACATGAAGCACCAGGCGGCCGAACGCATCGTCGACCTGAAATCGCGCGGCTTCGACAAGGCCGGCCTGTACGATCCGGCGGAAGTGGGCGGCACGCATGTGATGTACGTGCTGCATCACGCCGACAAACCCTCGCTGTATTCGGGGCTGCCCGACAAGCCGGGCATCAGCCCGATGGTCGAAGCGTGGAAGGGCGTGATGAAGCCGCTGGCGCTGGCGGGCATCGCGCTGGCGACCGTGGTGGGCTTCTTCCACTACATGATCAAGGGGCCGAACGAAGTCACCGAGGCGGACGAGGCGGAAGGTGCGCGCGCGCTCGATGAAACGGAGAAGACGCCATGA
- the selD gene encoding selenide, water dikinase SelD, translating into MTSVRLTDLAHGGGCGCKLAPSVLQQLLADKAAAMPFAGLLVGTETGDDAAVWQVDERTCVIATTDFFMPVVDDPYDFGRIAATNALSDVYAMGGKPIMALAILGMPLDKLDVDTVRNILAGGEAICREAGIPVAGGHSIDSAEPIYGLAAIGLCAPAELRRNATARAGDTIILTKGIGVGIYSAAFKKRALPADAYDEMLASTTLLNRIGHELAKDDDVHAITDVTGFGLLGHALEMARGSGVRLRIEQSSLPFFTQAEALAQAGYITGASKRNWNSYGDGVTLPADLPEWRRALLTDPQTSGGLLVACKAEKASAIRDRIEAAGYPDARIIGSAVAVTPGIDIV; encoded by the coding sequence ATGACCTCCGTTCGTCTGACCGACCTCGCCCACGGCGGCGGCTGCGGCTGCAAGCTCGCGCCTTCCGTGCTCCAGCAACTGCTCGCCGACAAGGCCGCCGCGATGCCGTTCGCGGGGCTGCTGGTGGGCACGGAAACAGGCGACGACGCCGCGGTTTGGCAGGTGGACGAGCGCACCTGCGTCATCGCCACCACCGACTTCTTCATGCCCGTGGTGGACGATCCCTACGACTTCGGCCGCATCGCCGCCACCAACGCGTTGTCGGACGTCTATGCGATGGGCGGCAAGCCCATCATGGCGCTGGCCATCCTCGGCATGCCGCTGGACAAGCTCGACGTCGATACCGTCCGCAACATCCTCGCGGGCGGCGAGGCCATCTGCAGGGAGGCCGGTATTCCGGTGGCGGGTGGTCATTCGATTGATTCGGCCGAACCGATCTACGGGCTCGCCGCGATCGGCTTGTGCGCGCCAGCGGAGCTCCGCCGCAACGCCACGGCACGAGCCGGCGACACCATCATCCTCACCAAGGGCATCGGCGTCGGCATCTACTCGGCCGCCTTCAAGAAACGGGCGCTGCCCGCGGACGCGTACGACGAAATGCTGGCCTCGACCACCCTGCTCAATCGCATCGGCCATGAACTGGCGAAAGACGACGACGTGCACGCCATCACCGACGTGACCGGCTTCGGCCTGCTCGGGCATGCGCTGGAAATGGCGCGTGGCAGCGGCGTGCGGTTGCGCATTGAGCAGTCGAGCCTTCCCTTCTTCACGCAGGCGGAAGCGCTGGCGCAAGCGGGCTACATCACCGGCGCATCGAAGCGGAACTGGAACAGCTACGGCGACGGCGTCACCCTGCCCGCCGACCTGCCGGAATGGCGCCGCGCGCTGCTCACCGACCCACAGACGTCAGGCGGACTGCTGGTGGCGTGCAAGGCGGAAAAAGCCTCGGCCATCCGCGACAGGATCGAAGCCGCGGGCTATCCGGACGCGCGCATCATCGGCTCGGCGGTGGCGGTTACGCCGGGCATCGACATCGTGTGA
- the selA gene encoding L-seryl-tRNA(Sec) selenium transferase — MAESEVNLLRRLPAVAAVLATVEAASLVERHGRAVTTDAIRQVIDEAREVLRIAPVEAPTAADLALRAGELLQACLPGLRPLFNLTGTVLHTNLGRAVFAETAVEAAVEAMRHAVALEFDLIDGVRGERDDHLRGLLCELTGAEDATVVNNNAAAVLLCLNTFALGREAVVSRGELIEIGGAFRMPDIMVRAGARMVEVGTTNRTHPADYRNALNEHTGLVLKVHTSNYRIQGFTAEVGARELATLCDAIGVPLLNDLGSGSLVDLSAYGLVKEPTVREAVEEGARLVTFSGDKLLGGPQAGFIVGDRALIEQVNRNPLKRALRVDKVRLAAIEATLQLYRDPDRLAERLPTLRFLARDKADIDAQAQRLQPAVAERLGDLFAIEVGDCLSQVGSGALPLDTLASTALLIRSRGSQRALEQLAASLRVLARPIIGRIADGALRLDLRCLAEADEDAFLDALAQLDATDLADIP, encoded by the coding sequence ATGGCCGAATCCGAGGTCAATCTGCTGCGCCGCCTGCCTGCGGTGGCCGCCGTCCTGGCGACCGTCGAGGCCGCATCGCTGGTGGAACGCCACGGACGTGCCGTCACCACCGACGCCATTCGCCAGGTCATCGACGAGGCGCGCGAAGTCCTGCGCATCGCCCCGGTCGAGGCGCCCACCGCGGCCGATCTCGCCCTGCGTGCCGGCGAACTGCTGCAAGCGTGCCTGCCCGGCCTGCGTCCGCTGTTCAATCTCACCGGCACGGTGCTGCACACCAATCTCGGACGCGCCGTGTTCGCCGAGACGGCGGTCGAGGCGGCGGTGGAAGCGATGCGCCATGCGGTGGCGCTCGAATTCGACCTCATCGATGGCGTACGCGGCGAGCGTGACGATCACCTGCGCGGCCTGCTGTGCGAGTTGACCGGCGCCGAAGACGCCACCGTCGTCAACAACAATGCGGCGGCGGTACTGCTGTGCCTCAACACCTTCGCGCTGGGGCGCGAGGCGGTGGTGTCGCGCGGCGAGCTGATCGAAATCGGCGGCGCGTTCCGCATGCCGGACATCATGGTCCGTGCCGGCGCGCGCATGGTGGAAGTGGGCACCACCAACCGCACGCATCCGGCGGACTATCGCAACGCACTCAACGAGCACACGGGCCTCGTGCTGAAGGTGCATACGTCCAACTACCGCATCCAGGGTTTCACCGCGGAGGTCGGCGCGCGCGAACTCGCCACCCTGTGCGATGCGATCGGCGTGCCGCTGTTGAACGACCTGGGCTCCGGCAGCCTGGTCGACCTCTCCGCCTACGGCCTCGTGAAGGAGCCCACCGTGCGCGAAGCGGTGGAAGAGGGCGCGCGACTGGTGACGTTCTCCGGCGACAAGTTGCTGGGCGGGCCGCAGGCGGGCTTCATCGTGGGCGACCGCGCGCTGATCGAACAGGTCAACCGCAATCCGCTCAAGCGCGCGCTGCGCGTGGACAAGGTGCGGCTCGCCGCCATCGAGGCGACGCTCCAGCTCTACCGCGACCCCGATCGGCTGGCCGAACGCTTGCCCACGCTGCGATTCCTTGCGCGGGACAAGGCCGACATCGACGCGCAGGCTCAGCGTCTCCAGCCGGCCGTGGCCGAACGTCTCGGCGATCTCTTCGCGATCGAGGTGGGCGATTGCCTCAGCCAGGTCGGTTCGGGCGCCTTGCCGCTGGACACCTTGGCCAGCACCGCGCTGCTGATCCGTTCGCGCGGCAGCCAGCGCGCGCTGGAGCAACTCGCGGCATCGCTGCGCGTGCTGGCGCGGCCCATCATCGGCCGCATCGCCGATGGCGCCCTTCGGCTGGATCTGCGCTGCCTCGCCGAGGCGGACGAGGACGCATTCCTCGATGCGCTGGCGCAACTCGACGCCACCGATCTGGCGGACATCCCATGA